A region from the Flexibacter flexilis DSM 6793 genome encodes:
- a CDS encoding RecQ family ATP-dependent DNA helicase has product MDSAHIHAILKQYWGYNQFRSLQEDIILSVLSGHDTLALLPTGGGKSICFQVPAMALEGICIVISPLIALMKDQVEQLRKRGISAIAVDSGMNRREIDVALDNCVYGNIKFLYLSPERLQTDLLLARVPKMKVGLLAIDEAHCISQWGYDFRPPYLQIAEFRTLIPNVPIIALTATATPQVKQDIQDKLNFKPQAQVFQKSFSRANLSYSAFLEEDKNKRLLQILRSVQGTAVVYVRNRKKTQELATFLYRNGISADFYHAGLDTATRNRKQDDWIANRIRVIVATNAFGMGIDKPDVRVVVHTDLPDSLEAYYQEAGRAGRDEQKAYAVALYQQADIDELFRKIELAYPPAELLRRVYQSLANYYKIAVGSNVGVSYDFDLEDFIKTFQLPPLTTYNALKRLEAVGYLQLSEAYYSPSRLMVILDNSELYQFQVSNPRSDMLIKAILRMYGGEVFMNYVRVNELQIAKVLAVQPTQIVQQLEYLQKMGVLYYEQQRDKPQITFLAERFDAATLPLPMQQMAERKNQDLQKAQSVADYVRHPTRCRTAILLEYFGEIAEKDCGVCDNCLKKKKLEKENDLPEQLTQLLTQMQPCTPEKLTEKLPSNRQPQAITLLRQWLDEGKVTRQPDGLLILNQ; this is encoded by the coding sequence TTGGATTCTGCACACATACACGCCATTCTGAAACAATATTGGGGCTACAATCAATTTCGTAGCCTTCAGGAAGATATTATTTTGTCGGTGCTGAGTGGCCACGATACGTTGGCACTGTTGCCGACGGGTGGCGGCAAATCCATTTGTTTTCAAGTGCCTGCGATGGCTCTGGAGGGGATTTGTATTGTTATTTCGCCGCTCATCGCCCTGATGAAAGACCAAGTGGAGCAGTTGCGCAAACGCGGTATTTCGGCTATTGCGGTGGATTCGGGCATGAATCGCCGCGAAATTGATGTGGCTCTGGACAATTGCGTGTACGGAAATATCAAGTTTTTGTACCTCTCGCCCGAACGCCTCCAAACGGATTTGTTGTTGGCGCGTGTTCCCAAAATGAAAGTTGGATTGTTGGCCATCGATGAGGCGCATTGTATTTCGCAATGGGGCTACGATTTTAGACCACCATATTTGCAAATCGCTGAATTTCGGACACTTATCCCCAATGTACCCATTATTGCGCTGACGGCTACGGCCACGCCGCAAGTAAAACAAGATATTCAGGACAAACTAAATTTTAAGCCACAGGCACAAGTTTTTCAGAAAAGTTTTTCGCGAGCTAATTTATCTTATTCTGCTTTTTTGGAAGAAGATAAAAACAAAAGGCTGTTACAAATCCTGCGAAGTGTGCAAGGAACGGCAGTGGTGTATGTCCGAAATCGCAAAAAAACACAAGAATTAGCCACGTTTTTGTACAGAAATGGCATTAGTGCGGACTTTTATCATGCAGGTTTGGACACGGCCACGCGCAACCGCAAGCAAGACGATTGGATTGCCAACCGTATCCGTGTGATAGTGGCTACCAACGCTTTTGGTATGGGCATAGACAAGCCCGACGTGCGCGTAGTGGTGCATACGGATTTGCCCGACAGCTTGGAAGCCTATTATCAGGAAGCAGGCCGCGCGGGGCGTGATGAGCAAAAAGCCTACGCCGTTGCGCTGTATCAGCAAGCCGACATCGACGAACTTTTTCGCAAAATTGAACTGGCCTATCCGCCTGCCGAACTGCTGCGCCGTGTGTATCAGTCTTTGGCCAACTATTACAAAATAGCAGTTGGGAGCAATGTTGGCGTAAGCTATGATTTTGATTTAGAAGATTTTATAAAAACATTTCAATTGCCGCCGCTGACCACATACAACGCCCTGAAGCGTTTGGAGGCTGTCGGGTATTTGCAACTCAGCGAGGCGTATTACTCACCTTCGCGCCTAATGGTGATTCTGGACAACTCGGAACTTTACCAATTTCAGGTAAGCAATCCGCGTTCGGATATGCTCATCAAAGCGATTTTGCGAATGTATGGCGGGGAAGTTTTTATGAATTATGTGCGCGTGAATGAGTTGCAAATCGCCAAAGTGTTGGCCGTGCAGCCCACGCAAATCGTGCAACAATTGGAGTATTTGCAAAAAATGGGTGTGCTGTACTATGAGCAACAGCGCGACAAACCACAAATTACTTTTTTGGCCGAACGCTTCGACGCTGCTACGCTTCCTTTGCCGATGCAGCAAATGGCCGAACGCAAAAATCAGGATTTACAAAAAGCGCAATCTGTAGCCGATTACGTGCGACATCCCACGCGCTGCCGCACGGCTATTTTGTTAGAATATTTTGGGGAAATTGCCGAAAAAGATTGCGGGGTTTGTGATAATTGCCTGAAAAAGAAAAAGTTGGAAAAGGAAAATGATTTGCCCGAACAACTCACACAATTACTTACACAAATGCAGCCTTGCACGCCCGAAAAGCTCACCGAAAAGCTGCCAAGCAATCGCCAGCCACAAGCTATTACGCTGTTGCGCCAATGGCTCGACGAAGGTAAAGTAACGCGCCAACCCGACGGGCTTTTAATATTGAATCAGTAG
- a CDS encoding serine/threonine protein kinase, which produces MIGSQIAHYRIDKLLGEGGMGGVYLAEDLKHKRKVAIKALFSHLAMQQTVRERFRYEASTMAQLYHPNIVQLLDFIDENGLYLVMEYVEGIELDRYIITQNKHLPWPEAVEMLMQILDALSYAHRRGVIHRDLKPSNLMIDKTGRVKVLDFGVAKILDQTNSPSLTRTGTKIGTILYMSPEQVKGLPVDARADIYSLGVTLFQMLTGRCPYDLALENEFDISLKIVNEPLPRLSAYYTDIPSELQRIIDKATAKSPQNRYQDCYEFAEALHGLQQLYKEVEWQPVTIEPPADNVEDKPFDWNVFWEEKKYYLVSVFILLLAVTFVWLENTTIHKQIFRKHHTETELKARVYDYYKNLETHDFDKVKTFYAPQIEQYFNSNNQNQQQIKDLSERYWEKTPKEDHAIAWETFKAKEDENGNYTVRFTLSYHYRRNGQKKWQVVTAKTQIKLNNDLKIYAITGSN; this is translated from the coding sequence ATGATAGGCAGCCAAATAGCACATTACCGCATCGACAAACTACTCGGAGAAGGTGGTATGGGTGGCGTGTATTTGGCCGAAGACCTCAAGCACAAACGCAAAGTTGCTATAAAGGCCTTATTTTCGCATTTGGCTATGCAACAGACTGTACGAGAGCGTTTTAGATACGAGGCCAGCACGATGGCGCAACTCTATCATCCCAACATCGTGCAGTTGCTGGATTTTATTGATGAAAATGGTTTGTATTTGGTGATGGAATATGTGGAAGGCATTGAGCTGGATCGCTACATCATTACCCAAAACAAACATTTGCCTTGGCCCGAAGCCGTCGAAATGCTCATGCAAATACTTGACGCACTGAGCTACGCGCATAGACGCGGCGTAATTCATCGCGACCTAAAGCCTTCCAATCTGATGATAGACAAAACGGGACGGGTCAAAGTATTGGATTTTGGCGTAGCCAAAATTTTAGATCAAACCAACTCGCCTTCGCTCACGCGCACGGGCACTAAAATTGGCACTATTTTGTACATGAGTCCCGAACAGGTGAAAGGCCTGCCCGTGGACGCACGCGCCGACATTTATTCGCTGGGTGTTACGCTGTTTCAGATGCTGACGGGGCGTTGCCCGTATGATTTGGCGTTGGAAAACGAATTTGATATTTCCCTGAAAATCGTCAATGAACCGTTACCACGTCTGAGCGCGTATTACACGGACATTCCGTCTGAATTACAGCGAATTATAGACAAAGCAACAGCCAAAAGCCCGCAAAATCGTTACCAAGATTGTTATGAATTTGCCGAAGCCTTGCACGGCTTGCAGCAGCTTTACAAAGAAGTGGAATGGCAACCCGTAACTATCGAGCCGCCCGCCGACAACGTTGAAGATAAGCCGTTTGATTGGAATGTTTTTTGGGAAGAAAAGAAATATTATTTAGTTTCAGTCTTTATTTTGTTGCTGGCCGTTACGTTTGTTTGGTTGGAAAATACCACGATTCACAAACAAATTTTTAGAAAACACCACACCGAAACCGAGCTTAAAGCCCGTGTGTACGACTATTACAAAAATCTGGAAACACATGATTTTGATAAAGTGAAGACTTTTTATGCTCCTCAAATAGAGCAGTATTTTAACAGTAACAATCAAAATCAACAACAAATTAAAGACCTTTCGGAACGTTATTGGGAGAAAACGCCCAAAGAAGACCACGCCATCGCATGGGAAACTTTTAAAGCGAAAGAAGACGAAAACGGCAATTATACGGTACGTTTTACGTTGTCGTACCACTACAGGCGCAACGGCCAAAAGAAATGGCAAGTCGTAACGGCCAAAACACAAATAAAACTCAACAACGACCTGAAAATTTACGCCATTACAGGTTCTAACTAA
- a CDS encoding Stp1/IreP family PP2C-type Ser/Thr phosphatase, giving the protein MSFSYGFATDTGRVRQYNEDFLGCFDTPNGVVFVLCDGMGGHAGGALAARLAVEAVGHFFTETLEAGTPYSWLKEALEQANQAILDKAAQDTSLQNMGTTCVVALLKGQEVYYAHVGDSRLYHFRNGQLERVTKDHSLVQTLADMGVLTQVEADYHPRNNEITKALGIKEFTADVCYQPLAFEDLDVLLLCSDGLTGMLSDAQISLLLQKPESLSSKAKQLISEANKAGGTDNISVQLIGWQWSYATEEGTAIVRTRPRKWLWSLLLLGVLATLMAVLGYLQNMTDKTDLPAERLPQETTISNAEIIQTEVPPVVLQPDTQTSVVGEQYLFFKHTANANDSLEGLAHRYNVAKDLIVRFNNHVYFDSIPAKTKINVPVRAIHVIESGQIMDTIEKLYSIDRSLVMRANGKHKPKLLLGDTIVIPMGAK; this is encoded by the coding sequence ATGTCATTCTCCTACGGATTTGCTACTGATACGGGTCGGGTACGACAATACAACGAAGACTTTTTGGGTTGTTTCGACACACCCAACGGGGTTGTATTTGTCTTATGCGACGGTATGGGCGGTCACGCAGGAGGCGCATTGGCCGCACGCTTGGCGGTGGAAGCAGTGGGGCATTTTTTTACGGAAACTTTAGAGGCAGGAACGCCGTACTCGTGGCTCAAAGAAGCCTTAGAACAAGCCAATCAGGCCATTTTGGACAAAGCCGCACAAGATACTTCCCTGCAAAATATGGGTACAACGTGCGTAGTAGCTTTGCTCAAAGGCCAAGAAGTGTATTATGCACACGTAGGCGACAGCCGTTTGTATCATTTTCGCAACGGACAGTTGGAACGCGTTACCAAAGACCATTCGTTGGTGCAGACACTCGCCGACATGGGCGTACTCACGCAGGTAGAAGCCGATTATCACCCGCGCAACAACGAAATAACCAAAGCTCTGGGTATCAAAGAGTTTACGGCGGATGTATGTTATCAGCCGCTTGCATTCGAGGATTTGGATGTGCTTTTGTTGTGTTCTGATGGCCTTACGGGAATGCTTTCGGATGCACAAATTTCGCTATTATTACAAAAACCCGAATCACTTTCAAGCAAAGCCAAGCAACTGATTAGCGAAGCAAACAAAGCAGGAGGGACAGACAATATTTCTGTACAACTCATTGGCTGGCAATGGTCTTACGCTACTGAAGAGGGTACGGCAATCGTCCGTACACGTCCGCGAAAATGGCTTTGGTCTTTGTTGTTGTTAGGCGTTTTAGCTACGCTTATGGCCGTGTTGGGTTATTTGCAAAATATGACAGACAAAACAGACCTCCCCGCCGAACGTTTGCCGCAAGAAACCACCATTAGCAACGCCGAGATTATACAAACCGAAGTGCCGCCTGTGGTACTGCAACCCGACACCCAAACCAGCGTTGTGGGTGAGCAATATTTGTTTTTCAAACATACGGCCAACGCAAACGACAGCTTGGAAGGTTTGGCGCATCGCTACAATGTGGCCAAAGATTTGATAGTCAGGTTCAACAACCATGTTTATTTTGATTCCATTCCTGCCAAAACGAAAATAAACGTTCCTGTACGCGCCATTCATGTCATCGAATCGGGGCAAATCATGGATACCATTGAAAAGTTGTATTCGATAGATCGCAGTCTCGTGATGCGCGCCAACGGCAAGCACAAACCCAAATTGCTGCTTGGCGATACGATCGTAATCCCGATGGGAGCTAAATAA
- a CDS encoding NAD(P)H-dependent flavin oxidoreductase, with product MENQNVISKLFDIEYPIVQGGMIWCSGWRLAAAVSEAGGLGLIGAGSMYPEVLREHIRQCKAATQKPFGVNVPLLYPDIEKLMQIIVEEGVKIVFTSAGNPATWTSFLQDKGITVVHVIANTKFALKAQQAGVNAIVAEGFEAGGHNGREETTTLCLIPMIRDAVTLPLIAAGGIGDGRAMLAAMALGADGVQVGSLFAASAESSAHEHFKQAIIAAKEGDTSLMLKKLTPVRLLKNEFADAVRVAENNGANAEELAALLGSRRAKRGIFEGEMNEGELEIGQVSAMIQDIKPAAQLVRELWDGYQRRRAELLG from the coding sequence ATGGAAAACCAAAACGTAATTAGTAAACTCTTTGATATTGAGTATCCTATCGTACAAGGTGGCATGATTTGGTGTAGCGGTTGGCGGCTTGCCGCTGCCGTAAGTGAGGCGGGTGGCTTAGGCCTGATTGGGGCTGGCTCTATGTACCCTGAAGTGCTGCGCGAGCACATTCGCCAATGCAAAGCAGCCACTCAAAAGCCTTTCGGTGTAAACGTGCCCTTACTCTACCCCGACATCGAAAAACTCATGCAAATCATTGTGGAAGAAGGCGTGAAAATCGTGTTTACGTCGGCAGGCAACCCCGCCACTTGGACGAGTTTTTTGCAAGACAAAGGCATTACGGTCGTGCACGTAATTGCCAACACCAAATTTGCACTCAAAGCCCAACAAGCGGGCGTAAATGCTATTGTTGCCGAAGGTTTTGAGGCAGGCGGCCACAACGGACGCGAAGAAACCACCACACTTTGTCTTATCCCAATGATACGCGATGCCGTAACATTGCCACTTATTGCCGCTGGCGGTATTGGCGATGGCAGAGCCATGCTCGCGGCAATGGCTTTAGGCGCAGACGGTGTGCAAGTAGGCAGTTTGTTTGCAGCCAGTGCCGAATCTTCCGCACACGAGCATTTCAAACAAGCAATTATAGCAGCCAAAGAAGGTGATACTTCCCTGATGCTCAAAAAATTAACGCCTGTACGGTTGCTCAAAAATGAGTTTGCCGATGCCGTGCGCGTAGCCGAAAATAATGGCGCAAATGCGGAGGAATTGGCCGCATTACTGGGTTCGCGCCGCGCCAAACGCGGTATTTTTGAAGGAGAAATGAACGAAGGCGAGTTGGAAATTGGGCAAGTTTCGGCCATGATTCAGGACATCAAGCCAGCCGCCCAACTCGTTCGCGAACTTTGGGACGGTTACCAACGTCGCCGAGCCGAACTTTTGGGATAA
- the miaB gene encoding tRNA (N6-isopentenyl adenosine(37)-C2)-methylthiotransferase MiaB, with protein sequence MENIIKDLDIISPEQDASCEAAPRISVESNTGKARKLYIESYGCQMNFSDSEIVTSILHENGFDTTADLESADLILLNTCAIRENAEQKVRHRLKHLVGQKKRKPALMIGVLGCMAERLKTKLLEEEKIVDMVVGPDAYRDLPKLISEADEGQKAVNVFLSREETYADITPVRLNSNGVSAFISIMRGCDNMCSFCVVPFTRGRERSRDAHSIVAEAQDLFDKGYREVTLLGQNVDSYKWESEDKSEKVNFAQLLERVALVHPDLRVRFSTSHPKDITDEVLYTMKKYENICNYIHLPAQSGNSRVLEIMNRTYDREWYMDKIRSIRNILGEDCGISSDMIAGFCTETEEEHRDTLSLMEFVKYDYAYMFAYSERPATPAAKKYTDDIPEDVKKRRLNEIIELQNLHSRERNKRHVGKVHRILIEGTSRRSENDLCGRNSENVMAVFPRGNYQKGQYVNVMVTDSTGGTLIGHIVE encoded by the coding sequence ATGGAAAACATTATTAAAGACCTCGACATCATCAGCCCAGAGCAAGATGCTTCTTGCGAGGCCGCCCCGCGCATTAGTGTGGAGAGCAACACAGGCAAAGCCCGCAAATTATATATAGAAAGTTATGGCTGTCAGATGAATTTCTCTGATAGCGAAATAGTTACGTCTATTCTTCACGAAAATGGCTTCGATACGACTGCCGACTTGGAGAGTGCCGACCTGATTTTGCTGAACACTTGCGCCATTCGCGAAAATGCCGAACAAAAAGTAAGACATCGTCTCAAACATTTGGTAGGCCAGAAAAAACGCAAACCAGCCCTAATGATTGGCGTGTTGGGTTGTATGGCTGAGCGTCTGAAAACCAAATTGTTAGAAGAAGAAAAAATCGTGGATATGGTCGTGGGGCCAGATGCTTACCGCGATTTGCCAAAACTTATCAGCGAAGCCGACGAAGGGCAAAAAGCCGTAAACGTGTTTTTGTCCAGAGAAGAAACCTATGCCGACATTACGCCTGTGCGCCTGAACAGCAACGGTGTTTCGGCTTTTATTTCGATTATGCGCGGTTGCGACAATATGTGTAGCTTCTGCGTTGTGCCGTTTACACGTGGCCGCGAACGCAGCCGCGACGCGCACTCTATCGTAGCTGAAGCCCAAGATCTTTTTGATAAAGGCTATCGCGAAGTAACGCTTTTGGGACAAAACGTGGACAGCTACAAATGGGAAAGTGAAGATAAATCTGAAAAAGTAAATTTTGCTCAATTGCTTGAACGCGTAGCACTTGTACACCCAGATTTGCGCGTTCGCTTTAGTACTTCGCACCCCAAAGACATTACCGACGAGGTACTTTACACCATGAAAAAGTACGAAAATATTTGCAATTACATTCACTTGCCAGCGCAAAGCGGCAACTCGCGTGTGTTGGAAATAATGAATCGTACTTACGACCGCGAATGGTACATGGACAAAATTCGTTCGATTCGTAACATTTTGGGCGAAGATTGTGGCATTTCGAGCGATATGATTGCGGGTTTTTGTACTGAAACAGAAGAGGAGCACCGCGATACGTTGTCGTTGATGGAATTTGTGAAATATGACTACGCGTATATGTTCGCCTATTCGGAACGCCCAGCCACGCCAGCCGCCAAAAAATACACCGACGACATTCCTGAAGACGTGAAAAAACGCCGCCTCAACGAAATCATCGAATTGCAAAATCTTCATTCGCGCGAGCGCAACAAACGTCACGTAGGCAAAGTACATCGCATTTTGATAGAAGGCACTTCGCGCCGCTCAGAAAATGACCTTTGTGGCCGCAACTCCGAAAACGTAATGGCGGTGTTTCCGCGTGGCAACTACCAAAAAGGCCAATACGTGAACGTGATGGTAACCGACTCTACGGGCGGGACGCTTATCGGTCATATTGTAGAATAA
- a CDS encoding phospholipase D-like domain-containing protein produces the protein MAKFVSGEEQLKWLYDILWNAKKTLLIVTPHLKLDEYYKRLLNKHLYNPNIHIIVVFGKGDTDKANLIRNDIEFFKKFPNVSLVYCQELRSRYYANELKGLVTSLNLYENLYKINLDFGVADETPDSNRIVRNEYDTQAWDFCSQLAQANDAVFVKRPSYERKLYASLFGKNYVRSEVLLDLTTGAVENIVQIKNEKRRLSDFPETIELSPRVVTYQGKNENSLLEGDNIKQGYCIRTGKHIPFNPKRPMTDDSYDTWAFFMDYDYPEKYCHRTGKPSYGKTSMRNPILY, from the coding sequence ATGGCTAAATTTGTTTCGGGAGAAGAACAACTCAAATGGCTCTACGATATTCTATGGAATGCCAAGAAAACGTTGCTCATTGTTACTCCACATCTGAAACTTGACGAATACTATAAACGCCTATTAAACAAGCATTTATACAACCCTAATATCCATATTATCGTTGTATTTGGTAAAGGTGATACCGACAAAGCAAACCTTATTCGCAACGACATTGAATTTTTTAAGAAATTCCCGAACGTGAGTTTGGTGTATTGCCAAGAGCTGCGTTCGCGCTACTATGCCAACGAACTCAAAGGTTTGGTTACGTCTTTGAATCTGTATGAAAATCTGTATAAGATCAACTTAGATTTTGGGGTAGCCGACGAAACGCCCGACAGCAACCGCATCGTTCGCAATGAATACGATACGCAAGCGTGGGATTTTTGTTCGCAATTGGCGCAAGCCAACGATGCTGTTTTTGTGAAACGTCCCAGCTACGAACGTAAATTATATGCTTCGCTTTTTGGTAAAAATTATGTGCGTTCGGAGGTGCTTTTGGACTTGACCACTGGCGCAGTGGAGAATATTGTACAAATCAAGAATGAAAAACGCCGTTTAAGCGATTTCCCCGAAACTATCGAGTTGAGTCCGCGCGTGGTAACATATCAGGGCAAAAATGAAAATAGTTTGCTGGAAGGCGACAACATCAAGCAAGGTTATTGTATTCGCACGGGCAAACATATTCCTTTTAATCCCAAACGCCCCATGACCGACGACTCCTACGACACGTGGGCATTTTTTATGGATTATGATTATCCCGAAAAATATTGTCATCGCACGGGCAAGCCTTCTTACGGCAAAACCTCTATGCGAAATCCTATCTTGTATTGA
- a CDS encoding dioxygenase family protein, protein MKDRRNFLRTTGLLSFASLVPFGKTFASDKNTDETEVNTCVLIPTETAGPFPLDLTANTTYFRQSINETKTGVPLNVKIKILGLNNCAPMQNVRVNIWHCDKDGLYSGYSQTNNPGQAGLTYCRGYQMTDANGVVEFQTIFPGWYSGRICHIHFQVYVSSSYAAISQMTFDVATKNAIYAANSALYTKGADPMTLASDNIFSDGYAYQMATLTANSSTGGYDAYIEATVQGTGTVTGNLEKENAKQFSLGQNYPNPYTEQTIIPLTLRYDSDVRVDLWDLSGRKVASLSREGLAAGDQSITLNMSELGVAPATYAYQIEVKNANGVYKDCKLMTAAR, encoded by the coding sequence ATGAAAGACCGCAGAAACTTCCTCCGCACCACAGGCCTTTTGAGCTTTGCCTCGCTTGTGCCTTTTGGCAAAACGTTTGCTTCGGACAAAAACACCGACGAAACAGAAGTAAATACTTGTGTGCTGATTCCGACCGAAACAGCAGGCCCTTTTCCGCTGGATTTGACCGCTAACACTACTTATTTCCGCCAAAGCATCAACGAAACCAAAACAGGCGTTCCGCTGAATGTCAAAATAAAAATATTGGGCTTAAATAATTGTGCGCCAATGCAAAACGTGCGCGTCAATATTTGGCATTGCGACAAAGACGGTTTGTATTCGGGCTATAGCCAAACCAATAACCCTGGGCAGGCTGGCCTGACGTATTGCAGAGGCTACCAGATGACGGACGCAAACGGTGTGGTTGAGTTTCAGACGATTTTCCCAGGTTGGTATAGTGGTCGCATCTGCCATATTCATTTTCAGGTGTATGTGAGTTCGTCGTATGCGGCTATTTCGCAAATGACTTTCGATGTGGCCACCAAAAACGCCATTTATGCGGCTAATTCCGCACTTTACACCAAAGGCGCAGACCCCATGACGCTGGCTTCCGACAATATTTTTTCCGATGGCTACGCTTACCAAATGGCAACACTTACGGCCAACAGCAGCACTGGCGGCTACGATGCTTATATCGAAGCAACTGTACAAGGCACTGGCACGGTTACGGGCAATTTGGAAAAAGAAAATGCCAAACAATTTAGTTTGGGGCAAAATTACCCTAATCCTTATACCGAACAGACCATTATTCCACTGACACTCCGATACGATTCGGACGTGCGCGTAGATTTGTGGGATTTGTCGGGCAGAAAAGTAGCCAGTCTTTCGCGCGAAGGTTTGGCCGCAGGCGACCAATCTATTACACTTAATATGAGTGAATTAGGTGTTGCGCCTGCTACTTATGCGTATCAGATAGAAGTCAAAAATGCAAATGGAGTTTATAAAGATTGCAAACTAATGACAGCGGCTCGCTAA
- a CDS encoding YbaB/EbfC family nucleoid-associated protein — translation MFDMMKMMGKLKEAQEKMRVVQEELAKLTHTAEAGAGMVKATVNGKRQVLKIEIDEDLCKPEDRQTIQDLTVAAINKALADMDEKIKQEMMKSTEGLLPNIPGFDLSNM, via the coding sequence ATGTTTGATATGATGAAAATGATGGGTAAATTGAAAGAAGCCCAAGAAAAAATGCGCGTGGTGCAAGAAGAATTGGCCAAACTTACGCACACCGCCGAAGCGGGTGCAGGCATGGTAAAAGCCACCGTAAACGGCAAACGCCAAGTGCTCAAAATCGAGATTGACGAGGATTTGTGTAAGCCCGAAGACCGCCAAACGATTCAGGATTTGACCGTTGCGGCCATCAACAAAGCCCTTGCCGACATGGACGAGAAAATTAAACAAGAAATGATGAAAAGTACAGAAGGTTTGTTGCCTAACATTCCAGGGTTTGACCTTTCTAATATGTAG
- a CDS encoding ABC transporter permease family protein, with protein sequence MHWLLTKIIWQNKSKWQLFLAAAGFVAGLVIMLVAVQIYWDIEAALQPQKNKSGRDFLILNKEIGLANTLKLASSQFTQNEIDSLKNQPFVTKIGLFTSNQFESYLEASSLIPFKTNLFFEAVPDDFLDVVPSQWVWDEHSDFVPIMMSQDFINLYNFGYAPSQGLPQIPKESVTLLPLTLRIAGKGGERVYDAQIVGFSDRISSVLVPERFMVWANEHIGQSTGQQPSRLIVETPNASDAAVADYLKKHGYVTNQDKLRASQTNGVLRVIMSLVGLLGAFFIALSVVIFLMNFRLIIAEAKEEIRLLLQLGYKVKTLSFNMLLYFSVGLLVASGSAMVIFTKLIASLHAFVSANGLPITTDINSTVWTLAAVLVAGCWAVSSLSVWRLLRVAAQ encoded by the coding sequence ATGCATTGGCTCTTAACAAAAATTATTTGGCAAAATAAAAGCAAATGGCAACTGTTTTTGGCGGCTGCGGGCTTTGTCGCAGGGCTGGTGATTATGCTGGTAGCCGTACAAATTTACTGGGACATAGAAGCTGCTTTGCAACCTCAAAAAAACAAATCTGGGCGCGATTTTTTGATTTTGAATAAAGAAATTGGGCTGGCCAATACGCTCAAACTTGCCAGTAGCCAATTTACTCAAAATGAAATAGATAGCCTTAAAAACCAGCCGTTTGTAACCAAAATCGGACTTTTTACTTCCAATCAATTTGAGTCGTATTTGGAGGCCAGTTCCCTGATTCCGTTCAAAACCAATTTGTTTTTCGAGGCCGTCCCCGACGATTTTCTGGACGTAGTGCCCTCGCAGTGGGTATGGGACGAACACAGCGATTTTGTCCCGATTATGATGTCGCAGGATTTTATTAATCTCTATAATTTTGGTTACGCGCCCTCGCAAGGCTTGCCGCAAATCCCCAAAGAATCTGTAACATTGCTGCCACTTACCTTGCGCATTGCGGGCAAAGGCGGAGAGCGTGTCTATGATGCGCAAATTGTGGGTTTTAGCGACCGTATCTCGTCAGTGCTTGTGCCTGAGCGTTTTATGGTGTGGGCAAACGAACATATTGGCCAAAGTACAGGCCAACAACCTTCGCGCCTGATCGTGGAAACGCCCAATGCTTCGGATGCGGCGGTAGCTGATTACCTGAAAAAACATGGCTATGTAACCAACCAAGACAAACTCCGCGCCAGCCAAACCAACGGCGTTTTGCGTGTAATTATGAGTCTTGTTGGGCTGTTGGGCGCATTTTTTATCGCGCTTTCGGTGGTTATTTTCCTGATGAATTTTAGGCTAATTATCGCCGAAGCCAAAGAAGAAATTCGGTTGCTGTTGCAACTGGGCTATAAGGTAAAAACATTATCTTTTAATATGTTGTTGTATTTTTCAGTAGGTTTGCTGGTGGCTTCGGGTTCAGCTATGGTTATTTTTACGAAGCTCATTGCAAGCCTACACGCCTTTGTGAGTGCCAACGGCTTGCCTATTACGACGGACATTAACAGCACCGTTTGGACGTTGGCCGCCGTGTTGGTAGCTGGCTGCTGGGCGGTAAGTAGTTTGTCTGTGTGGCGGTTGTTGCGTGTGGCAGCCCAGTAA